In Candidatus Methylomirabilota bacterium, the sequence CTGTCAAGGTGTCAATCTTGACCCCCATCGAGGCCAATTTGAGACGTGCCACCTCGATGTCTATTTCCTTCGGAACCCGGTAAACGCGATTTTCTAGTCGACCCGCCTGCCGAACCGCATACTGGACAGAGAGGGCCTGGTTAGCAAAGCTCATGTCCATAACACTGGCCGGATGACCTTCTGCAGCGGCGAGATTGATCAACCTCCCCTCGGCCAAAAGATACAACCGCCGGCCATTCCGTAAGGTAAATTCTTCGACATGCTCGCGAACCACCCGCCGCTTCTTCGCCATCGATCGAAGCGCCCCTAGGTCGATCTCTACATTAAAATGGCCGGAATTACACAAGATGGCGCCATCCCGCATACCCTGGAAATGCTCACGCCGAATCACGTGGGTGTTCCCGGTGGCAGTGATGAAGAGCTCTCCAAGGCGAGTCGCGTCACGGATTGTCATTATCCGGAATCCATCCATCATTGCCTCGAGAGCGCGCACTGGCTCTACCTCGGTGACGGTCACGTGAGCGCCCATACCCCGTGCCCGGGTGGCGATGCCCCGTCCACACCAGCCGTAACCAGATACCACGACGTGCGTCCCAGCCAGTAGGATATTCGTGGCACGAATGACACCATCCAAAGTGCTTTGCCCCGTCCCGTACCGGTTGTCGAAAAGATGTTTCGTGTCAGCGTCATTCACAGCGATGATGGGATAGCGCAAAACCCCTTTCTTTTCCATCTGACGCAAGCGCAAGACCCCAGTGGTGGTTTCCTCGGTG encodes:
- the ahcY gene encoding adenosylhomocysteinase, encoding MEYDISDLRLAEKGLKRIEWARQFMSVLAQIEKRFGKRRPLRGIRVSACLHVTTETANLLRALKGGGAQVALCASNPLSTQDDVAAALVKHFRIPVFARRGEDRRTYYKHIQSVLEIRPHITMDDGADTISVLHDERTDLLPGTIAGTEETTTGVLRLRQMEKKGVLRYPIIAVNDADTKHLFDNRYGTGQSTLDGVIRATNILLAGTHVVVSGYGWCGRGIATRARGMGAHVTVTEVEPVRALEAMMDGFRIMTIRDATRLGELFITATGNTHVIRREHFQGMRDGAILCNSGHFNVEIDLGALRSMAKKRRVVREHVEEFTLRNGRRLYLLAEGRLINLAAAEGHPASVMDMSFANQALSVQYAVRQAGRLENRVYRVPKEIDIEVARLKLASMGVKIDTLTAEQQRYLQSWESGT